Part of the Caulifigura coniformis genome, ATCCGCGATCTCCCTCTTCTCTGTGCCCTCTGTGTCTCTGTGGTGAACCTTCTTCCGCCGAAAGTGAGCGGCGTCAGGTTCCGCGTTTGTTTCCGAAGAGTTCGATGTGCAGTCTTCGGCAGAGTTTCCAGCCGCGTTTTTCCGCGGCGTCGCCGAGCCAGGCGCATTTTTCGGCGTGCGGGTTGCGATCGATCGCCTGGGGCATCAGGTAGACCCTGGCGGGATCGAGGTGCGGGAATTCTTCGAGGTACTTCGCAACGTCGTCGAGATCGTCCGGCCGGTCGACGACGAACTTGAGCTGATAGTCGTAGTCGGTTGTCAGCCGGTTGATCACGTCGGGGCGATGTCGGCGGGCGTCATGACGTTCGGCCCAGCCGGTGTCGGGGTTGGGAGTGGAATTGGCGCGTTTGGGGCTGATCGACATGAGATCGGCGGGG contains:
- a CDS encoding 7-carboxy-7-deazaguanine synthase QueE; its protein translation is MRIAEVFHSIQGEGRLTGVPSVFIRTSGCNLRCWFCDTPYTSWNPEGEERTVHSLVEETTAFHCGHVVITGGEPMLVKDVADLAARLKDAGKHITIETAGTVDLNLPADLMSISPKRANSTPNPDTGWAERHDARRHRPDVINRLTTDYDYQLKFVVDRPDDLDDVAKYLEEFPHLDPARVYLMPQAIDRNPHAEKCAWLGDAAEKRGWKLCRRLHIELFGNKRGT